Proteins encoded together in one Oncorhynchus keta strain PuntledgeMale-10-30-2019 unplaced genomic scaffold, Oket_V2 Un_scaffold_5814_pilon_pilon, whole genome shotgun sequence window:
- the LOC127929208 gene encoding zinc finger protein 551-like — MNEKERLYSTGERLYSTGERLYSTEERLYSTGERLYSTGERLYSTGERLYSTGERLYSTEERLYSTEERLYSTGERLYSTGERLYSTGERLYSTGERLYSTEERLYSTGERLYSTGDRLYRREVIQYRREVVQYRRGYTVQERGYTVHERGYTVQKRGYTVQERGYTVQERGYTVQERGYTVQKRGYTVQERGYTVQKRGYTVQERVYTVQERGYRVQKRGYTVQKRGYTVQKRGYTVQERGYTVQERGYTVQERGYTVQERGYTVQERGYTVQERGYTVQERGYTVQKRGYTVQERGYTVQERGYTVQERGYTVQERGYTVQERGYTVQERGYTVQERGYLSLSLS; from the exons ATGAATGAGAAGG agaggttatacagtacaggagagaggttatacagtacaggagagaggttatacagtacagaagagaggttatacagtacaggagagaggttatacagtacaggagagaggttatacagtacaggagagaggttatacagtacaggagagaggttatacagtacagaagagaggttatacagtacagaagagaggttatacagtacaggagagaggttatacagtacaggagagaggttatacagtacaggagagaggttatacagtacaggagagaggttGTACAGTACAGAagagaggttatacagtacaggagagaggttatacagtacaGGAGATAGGTTATACAGAagagaggttatacagtacaggagagaggttGTACAGTACAGAAGAGgttatacagtacaggagagaggttatacagtacatgagagaggttatacagtacagaagagaggttatacagtacaggagagaggttatacagtacaggagagaggttatacagtacaggagagaggttatacagtacagaagagaggttatacagtacaggagagaggttatacagtacagaagagaggttatacagtacaggagagagtttatacagtacaggagagaggttatagaGTACAGAagagag gttatacagtacagaagagaggttatacagtacagaagagaggttatacagtacaggagagaggttatacagtacaggagagaggttatacagtacaggagagaggttatacagtacaggagagaggttatacagtacaggagagaggttatacagtacaggagagaggttatacagtacaggagagaggttatacagtacagaagagaggttatacagtacaggagagaggttatacagtacaggagagaggttatacagtacaggagagaggttatacagtacaggagagaggttatacagtacaggagagaggttatacagtacaggagagaggttatacagtacaggagagaggttatctttctctctctctctcttga